In Cyprinus carpio isolate SPL01 chromosome B7, ASM1834038v1, whole genome shotgun sequence, a genomic segment contains:
- the LOC122137788 gene encoding uncharacterized protein LOC122137788: protein MAEHFTEILAMAGVKKSSVEIKPTCSPFPCIHLTGPRCEVESLKDSLKSFLQTLATKRCEVKGPGVQHFFQGEGTRTLQLVKNSYMVVILPINDVPKYTSSISLQPFVSASSQDSMDIDKEINIKVVVGSLEQQQADVFVAPMIQTNMTSTLIGSSLLNKAGQQLQNNFNSAKRNHTLKPGEVLEVDGTQALGCSKVFFIECVPKENKHKSEKALCSGLGRVFELCEQNSWGSVALPVIGPGKVLSIPVKDAVNILTQEICEFLPVSTGLLHTICITIMANYAHSEEMFRTVCGNLSTKIVDNTGEGK, encoded by the exons ATGGCAGAGCACTTCACTGAGATCTTGGCGATGGCCGGCGTGAAGAAGAGCAGTGTGGAAATAAAGCCAACATGTTCACCTTTCCCATGTATCCACCTCACAGGACCTCGCTGTGAAGTTGAGAGTTTAAAGGACAGCCTTAAGTCATTTCTTCAGACTCTTGCCACTAAACGTTGTGAGGTGAAAGGGCCTGGAGTTCAGCATTTTTTTCAAGGTGAAGGTACAAGGACCTTGCAATTAGTGAAGAATTCTTATATGGTTGTGATCCTACCTATTAATGATGTGCCTAAATACACAAGCAGTATCAGTCTCCAGCCATTTGTATCTGCATCTTCCCAAGACTCTATGGACATTGACAAAGAGATAAACATTAAAGTTGTGGTTGGTAGTCTTGAACAACAACAG GCAGATGTGTTTGTTGCTCCAATGATCCAAACAAACATGACCTCAACTTTGATTGGATCATCCCTGTTGAATAAAGCAGGACAGCAACTTCAAAATAACTTCAACAGTGCCAAGAGAAATCACACTCTTAAGCCTGGAGAAGTGCTGGAGGTGGACGGGACACAAGCGCTGGGATGCTCCAAGGTTTTCTTCATAGAATGTGTACCAAAAGAAAATAAGCACAAAAGCGAAAAG GCGCTTTGCTCTGGACTTGGCCGAGTTTTTGAGCTGTGTGAGCAGAACTCTTGGGGTTCGGTTGCATTGCCAGTAATTGGACCCGGCAAAGTGCTGTCAATACCAGTCAAAGATGCTGTTAATATTCTTACTCAGGAGATCTGTGAATTTTTACCTGTATCCACTGGTCTTCTGCACACCATTTGTATCACAATAATGGCTAATTACGCTCATTCTGAAGAG ATGTTCAGGACAGTCTGTGGGAATCTGAGTACAAAAATTGTGGACAACACAGGGgaaggcaaataa